A single region of the Chelonia mydas isolate rCheMyd1 chromosome 4, rCheMyd1.pri.v2, whole genome shotgun sequence genome encodes:
- the LRIT3 gene encoding leucine-rich repeat, immunoglobulin-like domain and transmembrane domain-containing protein 3: MYLFVCLCTMISFFEEVNSFCPSQCTCIYHGRSDGTGTRSVLCNDPDMFEIPVNVPVDTVKLRVEKTVIRRIPTEAFYYLVDLKYLWVTYNCVANIDASSFYNLKQLHELRLDGNLLSSFPWESLVEMPNLRTLDLHNNKLTSIPSEASRYLRNLTYLDLSSNKLITLPSDLMDIWPPFSEATPSRNTDPAAQRLILGLQDNPWFCDCRISKLIEFSKIVDTSVILLDPLVACSGPESLAGILFQRAELEQCLKPSVMTSATKITSPLGSNVLLRCDATGYPTPQLTWIRSDNLPVNYTVIQETPGEGVRWSIISLTGISYKDAGDYRCKAKNLAGMSEAAVTVTVVGVVTTTVSPQKYGKKFEADQQNNTQEEDKQESEKSTTPPPPLTSLPTTMATTERPTSAKITDKKQSKSIADGKKSSKGVTNGNNKKPEETSKKVEETSLNAAALAEQNFTIKNLKVISETDERVTLTWKTINATSNSAVTVLYSKYGEKDMLPLSTDPSKNKVTIDGLQPSTQYMACVCPKGVPPTKDQCIIFSTDGIHDESGSQVSILVMTSSVACVIVLPLIFFLLYKVLKLHRKPKSAREADLAKETYVKFETLSLKPRSVGTGGELWTRRDTGESERLLLCSRSSMDSQMTFKSEGSRSEYFC, translated from the exons AtgtatctgtttgtttgtttatgcaCCATGATTAGCTTTTTTGAAGAGGTAAACAGTTTTTGTCCTTCACAATGCACTTGCATTTACCATGGCAGAAGTGATGGCACCGGAACAAG GTCTGTGCTGTGTAATGACCCTGATATGTTTGAGATCCCTGTGAATGTTCCTGTGGACACAGTAAAACTTCGTGTAGAAAAAACTGTCATACGAAGAATCCCCACTGAAGCCTTTTACTACTTGGTGGACCTTAAATACCTGTGGGTGACCTACAATTGTGTGGCTAACATTGATGCCAGCAGCTTTTATAATTTGAAGCAGCTGCATGAATTGCGTCTGGATGGGAATTTGCTGTCGAGTTTCCCTTGGGAGTCTCTTGTGGAGATGCCCAACTTACGAACCCTTGATTTACATAACAACAAATTGACCAGCATTCCATCTGAGGCCAGTAGATACCTGAGAAACCTCACCTACCTGGACCTATCCAGCAACAAACTAATCACCTTGCCATCAGACCTAATGGACATTTGGCCTCCCTTCTCAGAAGCTACACCGTCCAGGAACACAGATCCGGCAGCACAGAGACTCATATTAG GTTTGCAGGACAATCCATGGTTTTGTGACTGTCGGATTTCAAAGCTAATTGAATTTTCCAAAATAGTAGACACCTCTGTTATACTTCTGGATCCTCTTGTGGCTTGTAGTGGACCTGAGAGCCTGGCAGGTATCTTGTtccagagagcagagctggaacAGTGTCTTAAACCATCAGTGATGACTTCAGCAACAAAAATCACATCACCTCTGGGAAGCAATGTACTGCTACGCTGTGATGCCACTGGATATCCAACCCCACAACTTACCTGGATCAGGTCAGACAATTTACCGGTGAACTATACAG TAATTCAAGAAACTCCAGGAGAGGGTGTCAGATGGTCCATAATAAGTCTGACAGGGATTTCATACAAGGATGCAGGGGACTACAGATGTAAGGCCAAAAATTTGGCGGGAATGTCAGAAGCTGCTGTTACTGTCACTGTGGTAGGTGTTGTCACTACGACTGTGTCACCACAAAAGTATGGGAAGAAGTTTGAAGCAGACCAACAAAATAACACACAGGAGGAAGACAAGCAAGAATCTGAAAAGAGCACCACACCTCCTCCACCCTTAACATCGCTACCCACAACAATGGCTACCACTGAAAGACCAACAAGTGCCAAGATCACAGACAAAAAGCAATCCAAGTCCATTGCTGATGGGAAAAAAAGTTCAAAGGGAGTAACAAATGGAAACAACAAAAAGCCTGAAGAAACCAGCAAAAAAGTTGAGGAGACTTCATTGAATGCAGCAGCACTGGCTGAACAGAATTTCACCATAAAGAACCTGAAAGTTATTAGTGAAACGGACGAAAGAGTTACCTTAACTTGGAAAACCATCAATGCCACAAGCAACTCTGCAGTGACTGTATTGTACTCAAAGTATGGTGAGAAAGATATGCTGCCTCTGAGTACAGATCCCAGCAAAAACAAAGTCACAATAGATGGTTTGCAGCCTAGTACACAATACATGGCATGTGTCTGTCCCAAAGGAGTCCCACCTACAAAAGATCAATGCATTATTTTCTCCACTGATGGAATACATGATGAGAGTGGTTCTCAAGTTTCCATTTTGGTCATGACTAGCAGTGTGGCATGTGTGATTGTTCTACCTTTGATATTTTTCTTACTCTATAAAGTTTTAAAACTTCACAGGAAACCAAAATCTGCTAGGGAAGCTGACCTTGCAAAAGAGACCTATGTCAAATTTGAAACACTTTCCTTGAAGCCCCGTTCAGTGGGCACAGGAGGAGAGCTCTGGACTCGAAGAGACACTGGTGAGTCAGAAAGACTTCTGCTTTGCTCTAGGTCAAGCATGGATTCTCAGATGACGTTCAAAAGTGAGGGCTCCAGGTCTGAGTACTTCTGTTGA
- the RRH gene encoding visual pigment-like receptor peropsin — protein MEGIPQFLQSKMFWNVSTNSSESKNEAQSAFSQTEHNIVAAYLITAGVISLLSNIIVLGIFVKYKELRTATNAIIINLAFTDIGVSGIGYPMSAASDLHGSWKFGYTGCQIYAALNIFFGMASIGLLTVVAIDRYLTICRPDIGRRMTTCNYTSLILAAWINAVFWALLPIVGWASYAPDPTGATCTINWRKNDASFVSYTMTVIAVNFVVPLTVMFYCYYNISRTMKQYTTSNCLESINIDWSDQVDVTKMSIVMIVMFLVAWSPYSIVCLWSSFGDPKKISPAMAIIAPLFAKSSTFYNPCIYVIANKKFRRAILAMVRCQTRQEITINNALPMSVSQSTLT, from the exons ATGGAGGGAATACCCCAGTTTCTTCAGTCTAAAATGTTTTGGAATGTTTCAACTAACTCCTCAGAAAGTAAAAATGAAGCTCAGTCAGCCTTTTCACAGACTGAGCACAATATAGTCGCAGCTTACTTAATAACAGCAG GGGTGATAAGCCTTCTCAGTAACATAATTGTTTTAGGCATCTTTGTTAAGTACAAGGAACTTCGGACAGCAACAAATGCAATTATTATTAACCTGGCTTTTACCGACATCGGTGTTAGTGGCATTGGTTATCCTATGTCTGCTGCTTCAGACCTACATGGAAGCTGGAAATTTGGCTACACTGGATGCCAg atcTATGCTGCCTTAAATATCTTCTTTGGAATGGCAAGTATCGGGTTGCTTACAGTTGTTGCAATTGATCGTTACCTGACAATCTGCAGGCCTGATATAG GAAGAAGAATGACTACCTGTAACTATACTTCCCTGATCCTAGCTGCATGGATAAATGCAGTCTTTTGGGCCTTGCTCCCTATTGTAGGTTGGGCTAGCTATGCCCCAGATCCAACAGGAGCCACCTGCACAATAAACTGGCGGAAAAATGATGC GTCCTTTGTTTCTTATACAATGACTGTAATTGCTGTTAATTTTGTCGTGCCCTTAACAGTCATGTTTTACTGTTACTACAATATTTCCCGAACAATGAAACAGTACACTACCAGTAACTGCCTGGAGAGCATCAACATAGACTGGTCTGATCAAGTAGATGTAACAAAG ATGTCTATTGTGATGATTGTGATGTTTTTGGTGGCTTGGTCTCCATATTCCATTGTATGCTTATGGTCTTCCTTTGGAGACCCAAAGAAGATTTCTCCTGCAATGGCCATCATAGCACCTCTATTTGCAAAATCTTCCACATTCTATAACCCCTGTATTTATGTCATTGCAAACAAAAA GTTCCGGAGAGCAATCCTGGCAATGGTTCGATGTCAAACTCGGCAGGAGATAACTATTAATAACGCCTTACCAATGAGTGTCTCTCAAAGCACACTGACATGA